A DNA window from Solanum lycopersicum chromosome 3, SLM_r2.1 contains the following coding sequences:
- the LOC101265619 gene encoding G2/mitotic-specific cyclin-2-like: MGVSNENNPIMTKPTNGQEMGNRKFGVETRNNRRALGVINQNFVGVNQYPCVVNKRGISETNGICNKNPPIPAHRPITRKFAAQIASSQQHYTEETKKPKLAAESFSVWEDVPIIDVDEYEAAKDQPVPMSLEQTETVSHDNKTQMEIEMEDIFEETAIDIDSDDAKNPLAAVDYVEDLYAYYSKMEVSSRISPDYMAQQFDVNERMRSILIDWLIEVHHKFDLREETLFLTVSLIDRFLEKQSVVRKKLQLVGLVATLLACKYEEVTLPVVDDLVFISDKAYERKEVLELEKLMLNTLQFNMSVPTPYVFMRRFLKAAQSDRKLELLSFFLIELCLVEYEMLKFPPSFIAAAAIYTAQCTLYSVKQWSTTCELHTKYSEDQLLECSRLIVGFHKNAATGKLTGVHRKYNTSKFGHAAKCEPAHFLLEQNQ; this comes from the exons ATGGGTGTTTCTAATGAGAACAATCCTATTATGACTAAACCCACAAATGGTCAAG AAATGGGAAACAGAAAGTTTGGAGTGGAGACGAGGAACAATCGAAGAGCATTGGGTGTGATTAATCAGAATTTTGTTGGAGTTAATCAATATCCTTGTGTTGTTAACAAGAGAGGAATATCTGA AACTAATGGGATCTGTAACAAGAATCCTCCTATTCCAGCTCATAGACCAATAACAAG gaaATTTGCTGCACAAATTGCTAGCTCCCAGCAGCATTATACTGAG GAAACCAAGAAACCAAAGTTAGCAGCTGAAAGTTTTAGTGTATGGGAGGATGTACCTATAATAGATGTTGATGAATATGAAGCAGCAAAAGACCAGCCTGTTCCTATGTCTTTGGAACAAACTGAGACAGTGTCACATGATAACAAGACTCAAATG GAGATTGAGATGGAGGATATATTCGAGGAGACCGCGATAGATATTGACAGTGATGATGCAAAGAATCCGCTTGCAGCTGTTGACTATGTGGAAGATCTGTATGCTTACTACTCAAAAATGGAA GTCAGCAGCCGGATATCGCCAGATTATATGGCACAACAGTTTGACGTTAACGAGAGGATGAGATCTATACTAATAGACTGGCTCATTGAG GTACATCACAAGTTCGATCTAAGGGAAGAGACGTTATTCCTAACTGTTAGCTTGATAGATAGATTTTTGGAGAAGCAATCTGTTGTGAGAAAGAAGCTACAGCTTGTTGGACTGGTTGCCACGCTACTCGCGTGTAAGTATGAGGAGGTTACTCTCCCTGTGGTGGATGATTTGGTGTTCATTTCGGATAAAGCATACGAAAGGAAGGAGGTTCTTGAACTG GAAAAATTGATGCTCAACACACTCCAGTTTAATATGTCCGTTCCAACACCTTATGTTTTTATGAGGAGATTTCTTAAGGCTGCTCAatcagatcgaaag CTTGAGCTACTTTCATTCTTCTTGATCGAGCTTTGCCTTGTGGAATACGAAATGCTTAAATTCCCACCATCCTTTATCGCTGCTGCTGCAATCTATACAGCTCAGTGCACACTTTACAGTGTTAAACAATGGAGCACGACGTGTGAGTTGCATACAAAATACTCAGAAGATCAACTTCT GGAGTGCTCGAGATTGATCGTGGGGTTCCACAAAAATGCAGCAACAGGGAAACTAACAGGGGTACATAGAAAGTACAACACATCTAAATTTGGTCATGCAGCAAAATGTGAGCCGGCTCATTTTCTTCTTGAGCAGAACCAATAA
- the LOC101265898 gene encoding isovalerate--CoA ligase AAE2 has protein sequence MNQFFKNSRLVLGFFSSIKIHSKTTKLSSRECSNLCESWKSMEGFAKCSANFEPLTPLSFLERAANVFRDTTSVIYGEKLKYNWEQTHNRCVKLASALVHLGISHGDVVATLAPNVPAMQELHFAVPMAGAVLCTLNTRHDSAMLSVLLMHSEAKVIFVDQKLLEIARGALAQLADKKQNLPLLVVICQTDESPAVENLNPRDHDYETLLGSGDSNFAIRWPRTEFDPISINYTSGTTSRPKGVVYSHRGAYLNTIATFLLHEMSSFPVYLWTVPMFHCNGWCMIWGLAALGGTNVCLRNVSPKDIFENISLHKVTDMGGAPTVLNKIVNSPPCDLKPLPHKVKIMTGGSPPPPRVIAKMEELGFKVNHLYGLTETYGPGTSCLWKPEWDSLPPDEKFVLKARQGVQHLCLKEVDIRDSTTMEKVPADGKTIGEIMFRGNTVMSGYLNDTKATEEAFKGGWFHSGDLAVKHPDGYIEVKDRLKDIIISGGENISTVEVERVLYSHPAVVEAAVVARPDNHWGQTPCAFVKLKEGFSVDDQEIINFCRDNLPHYMAPRTVIFEDIPKTSTGKIQKFILRERANALGSIF, from the exons AtgaatcaatttttcaaaaactcaagATTGGTTCTTGGGTTTTTCAGTTCCATTAAAATCCACTCAAAAACTACAAAATTGAGTAGTAGGGAATGTAGCAATCTGTGTGAATCTTGGAAATCAATGGAGGGTTTTGCTAAATGTAGTGCAAATTTTGAACCATTGACACCTTTAAGTTTCTTGGAAAGAGCAGCTAATGTTTTTAGGGATACAACTTCTGTTATTTATGGTGAAAAATTGAAGTATAATTGGGAACAAACTCATAATAGATGTGTTAAACTTGCTTCTGCTCTAGTTCATTTGGGGATTTCTCATGGTGATgtg GTTGCAACTCTGGCTCCTAATGTACCGGCAATGCAAGAGCTACATTTTGCAGTACCGATGGCTGGAGCCGTTCTTTGTACATTAAATACGCGACATGATTCAGCTATGTTATCGGTACTTCTGATGCATTCGGAAGCAAAGGTCATATTTGTGGATCAGAAATTGCTCGAAATTGCTCGAGGAGCATTAGCTCAACTTGCTGACAAGAAACAAAATCTGCCTCTTCTTGTTGTGATCTGTCAAACTGATGAATCCCCTGCTGTTGAAAACTTAAACCCTCGTGATCACGATTATGAAACTCTCCTCGGAAGTGGGGATAGCAATTTTGCTATAAGATGGCCGAGAACAGAATTTGATCCTATTAGTATTAACTATACTTCAGGTACAACGTCCCGACCCAAAGGAGTTGTTTACAGTCATAGAGGTGCGTATCTCAATACCATTGCCACTTTTTTGCTCCACGAGATGAGTTCGTTCCCTGTTTATCTTTGGACTGTCCCGATGTTTCACTGCAACGGTTGGTGCATGATTTGGGGGCTTGCAGCGTTGGGTGGCACGAATGTTTGTCTTAGAAATGTCTCTCCTAAAGACATATTCGAAAACATTTCGTTGCACAAAGTCACAGATATGGGAGGGGCACCAACTGTGTTGAACAAGATTGTGAATTCGCCCCCGTGTGATCTAAAGCCACTCCCTCACAAGGTTAAAATAATGACAGGTGGTTCACCGCCTCCTCCGCGAGTTATTGCCAAAATGGAGGAGCTAGGATTCAAAGTAAATCACTTATACGGACTAACAGAGACATACGGTCCAGGTACGTCTTGTTTGTGGAAGCCCGAGTGGGATTCTTTACCTCCTGACGAAAAATTTGTACTGAAAGCAAGACAAGGAGTACAACATCTTTGCTTAAAAGAAGTCGATATACGAGATTCTACCACCATGGAAAAAGTGCCTGCTGATGGTAAAACAATTGGAGAGATCATGTTTAGAGGGAACACAGTAATGAGTGGATACTTAAACGATACGAAAGCAACAGAGGAAGCTTTTAAAGGCGGATGGTTTCACAGCGGTGATCTTGCTGTGAAACACCCCGATGGTTATATAGAAGTTAAGGACCGGTTGAAAGACATTATTATCTCCGGTGGGGAAAACATAAGCACGGTTGAGGTGGAACGAGTTTTGTATAGTCATCCAGCAGTTGTTGAAGCAGCAGTAGTCGCAAGACCAGATAACCATTGGGGGCAAACACCTTGCGCGTTTGTGAAGTTGAAGGAAGGATTCAGTGTTGACGATCAAGAAATCATCAATTTTTGTCGAGATAATTTGCCTCATTACATGGCACCTCGGACAGTCATATTCGAAGATATCCCTAAGACTTCGACAGGGAAGATACAGAAATTTATCTTGAGGGAGAGAGCGAACGCGTTGGGTAGTATTTTCTAG